From Budorcas taxicolor isolate Tak-1 chromosome 19, Takin1.1, whole genome shotgun sequence, the proteins below share one genomic window:
- the KAT2A gene encoding histone acetyltransferase KAT2A isoform X2, whose product MAEPSQASTPAPAAQPRPLQSPAPAPTPTPTLSPASAPTPAPTPAPAPAPATAPAGSTGTGGPGVGSGGTGSGGDPARPGLSQQQRASQRKAQVRGLPRAKKLEKLGVFSACKANETCKCNGWKNPKPPTAPRMDLQQPAANLSELCRSCEHPLADHVSHLENVSEDEINRLLGMVVDVENLFMSVHKEEDTDTKQVYFYLFKLLRKCILQMTRPVVEGSLGSPPFEKPNIEQGVLNFVQYKFSHLAPRERQTMFELSKMFLLCLNYWKLETPAQFRQRSQAEDVATYKVNYTRWLCYCHVPQSCDSLPRYETTHVFGRSLLRSIFTVTRRQLLEKFRVEKDKLVPEKRTLILTHFPKFLSMLEEEIYGANSPIWESGFTMPPSEGTQLVPRPATVSAAVVPSAPIFSPTMGGSSNSSLSLDSGGAEPMPGEKRKLPENLTLEDAKRLRVMGDIPMELVNEVMLTITDPAAMLGPETSLLSANAARDETARLEERRGIIEFHVIGNSLTPKANRRVLLWLVGLQNVFSHQLPRMPKEYIARLVFDPKHKTLALIKDGRVIGGICFRMFPTQGFTEIVFCAVTSNEQVKGYGTHLMNHLKEYHIKHNILYFLTYADEYAIGYFKKQGFSKDIKVPKSRYLGYIKDYEGATLMECELNPRIPYTELSHIIKKQKEIIKKLIERKQAQIRKVYPGLSCFKEGVRQIPVESVPGIRETGWKPLGKEKGKELKDPDQLYTTLKNLLAQIKSHPSAWPFMEPVKKSEAPDYYEVIRFPIDLKTMTERLRSRYYVTRKLFVADLQRVIANCREYNPPDSEYCRCASALEKFFYFKLKEGGLIDK is encoded by the exons ATGGCGGAACCTTCCCAGGCCTCTACCCCGGCCCCTGCCGCGCAGCCCCGTCCGCTTCagtccccagcccctgccccaacTCCGACTCCTACCCTCAGCCCAGCTTCGGCCCCCACTCCGGCTCCCACTCCGGCACCAGCCCCTGCCCCAGCTACAGCCCCAGCCGGGAGCACAGGGACTGGGGGGCCCGGGGTAGGAAGTGGGGGTACCGGGAGCGGGGGTGATCCGGCTCGACCTGGCCTGAGCCAGCAGCAGCGCGCCAGCCAAAGGAAGGCGCAAGTCCGGGGGCTGCCGCGCGCCAAGAAGCTTGAGAAGCTAGGGGTCTTCTCGGCTTGCaag GCCAATGAAACCTGCAAGTGTAATGGCTGGAAAAACCCCAAGCCCCCCACTGCACCCCGCATGGATCTGCAGCAGCCAGCGGCGAACCTAAGCGAGCTGTGCCGCAGCTGTGAGCACCCTTTGG CTGACCACGTGTCCCACCTGGAGAACGTGTCGGAGGATGAGATTAACCGGCTGCTGGGGATGGTGGTGGACGTGGAGAATCTGTTCATGTCTGTTCATAAGGAGGAGGACACGGACACCAAGCAGGTCTATTTCTACCTCTTCAAG CTCCTCCGGAAATGCATCCTGCAGATGACCCGGCCTGTGGTGGAGGGGTCCCTGGGCAGCCCCCCATTTGAGAAGCCTAATATTGAGCAG GGCGTGCTAAACTTTGTGCAGTACAAGTTTAGTCACCTGGCTCCCCGGGAGCGGCAGACGATGTTCGAGCTCTCAAAGATGTTCCTGCTCTGCCTTAACTACTGGAAGCTTGAGACACCTGCCCAATTTCGGCAGAGGTCTCAGGCCGAGGATGTGGCTACCTACAAGGTCAATTACACCAG ATGGCTCTGCTACTGCCACGTGCCCCAGAGCTGCGATAGCCTCCCCCGGTATGAGACCACTCACGTCTTCGGGCGCAGCCTTCTCCGCTCCATCTTCACGGTTACCCGGCGACAGCTGCTAGAGAAGTTCCGAGTAGAGAAGGACAAGCTGGTGCCCGAGAAGAGGACCCTCATCCTCACCCACTTCCCCAA ATTCCTGTCCATGCTGGAGGAGGAGATCTATGGGGCAAACTCTCCGATCTGGGAGTCGGGCTTCACCATGCCGCCCTCAGAGGGAACGCAACTGGTGCCCCGGCCAG CTACAGTCAGCGCTGCAGTTGTTCCCAGTGCCCCCATCTTCAGCCCCACCATGGGTGGGAGCAGCAACAGCTCCTTGAGCCTGGATTCTGGAGGCGCTGAGCCCATGCCAG GCGAGAAGAGGAAGCTCCCAGAAAACCTGACCCTGGAGGACGCCAAGCGGCTCCGTGTGATGGGTGACATCCCCATGGAGTTGGTTAATGAGGTCATGCTCACCATCACCGACCCCGCCGCCATGCTAGGGCCCGAG ACGAGCCTGCTGTCGGCCAACGCCGCCCGGGATGAGACTGCTCGCCTGGAAGAGCGCCGAGGCATCATTGAGTTCCACGTCATCGGCAACTCGCTCACACCCAAGGCCAACCGGCGGGTGTTGCTGTGGCTGGTGGGGCTACAGAACGTCTTCTCCCACCAGCTGCCGCGAATGCCCAAGGAGTACATTGCCCGCCTCGTCTTCGACCC GAAGCACAAGACTCTGGCCTTGATCAAGGACGGGCGGGTCATTGGTGGGATTTGCTTCCGCATGTTTCCCACCCAGGGCTTCACGGAGATCGTCTTCTGTGCTGTCACCTCCAATGAGCAGGTCAAG GGCTATGGCACTCACCTGATGAACCACCTGAAGGAGTATCACATCAAGCACAACATTCTCTACTTCCTCACCTACGCCGACGAGTACGCCATTGGCTACTTCAAGAAGCAG GGCTTCTCCAAGGACATCAAGGTGCCCAAGAGCCGCTACTTGGGCTACATCAAGGACTACGAGGGTGCAACACTGATGGAGTGTGAGCTGAACCCTCGAATCCCCTACACAGAGCTGTCCCACATCATCAAGAAGCAGAAGGAG ATCATCAAGAAGCTGATTGAGCGCAAACAGGCCCAGATCCGAAAGGTCTATCCCGGGCTCAGCTGCTTCAAGGAGGGTGTGCGCCAGATCCCTGTGGAGAGCGTCCCTGGCATTC GAGAGACAGGCTggaagccactggggaaggagaAAGG GAAGGAGTTGAAGGACCCTGACCAGCTCTACACAACCCTCAAAAACCTGCTGGCCCAGATCAAG TCCCACCCCAGTGCCTGGCCTTTCATGGAGCCCGTGAAGAAGTCAGAGGCCCCAGACTACTACGAGGTCATCCGCTTCCCCATCG ACCTGAAGACCATGACAGAGAGGCTGCGCAGCCGCTACTATGTGACCCGGAAGCTCTTTGTGGCCGACCTGCAGCGGGTCATTGCCAACTGCCGCGAGTACAACCCCCCGGACAGCGAGTACTGCCGGTGCGCCAGCGCCCTGGAGAAGTTCTTCTACTTCAAGCTCAAGGAGGGCGGGCTCATTGACAAGTAG
- the KAT2A gene encoding histone acetyltransferase KAT2A isoform X1 has protein sequence MAEPSQASTPAPAAQPRPLQSPAPAPTPTPTLSPASAPTPAPTPAPAPAPATAPAGSTGTGGPGVGSGGTGSGGDPARPGLSQQQRASQRKAQVRGLPRAKKLEKLGVFSACKANETCKCNGWKNPKPPTAPRMDLQQPAANLSELCRSCEHPLADHVSHLENVSEDEINRLLGMVVDVENLFMSVHKEEDTDTKQVYFYLFKLLRKCILQMTRPVVEGSLGSPPFEKPNIEQGVLNFVQYKFSHLAPRERQTMFELSKMFLLCLNYWKLETPAQFRQRSQAEDVATYKVNYTRWLCYCHVPQSCDSLPRYETTHVFGRSLLRSIFTVTRRQLLEKFRVEKDKLVPEKRTLILTHFPKFLSMLEEEIYGANSPIWESGFTMPPSEGTQLVPRPATVSAAVVPSAPIFSPTMGGSSNSSLSLDSGGAEPMPAGEKRKLPENLTLEDAKRLRVMGDIPMELVNEVMLTITDPAAMLGPETSLLSANAARDETARLEERRGIIEFHVIGNSLTPKANRRVLLWLVGLQNVFSHQLPRMPKEYIARLVFDPKHKTLALIKDGRVIGGICFRMFPTQGFTEIVFCAVTSNEQVKGYGTHLMNHLKEYHIKHNILYFLTYADEYAIGYFKKQGFSKDIKVPKSRYLGYIKDYEGATLMECELNPRIPYTELSHIIKKQKEIIKKLIERKQAQIRKVYPGLSCFKEGVRQIPVESVPGIRETGWKPLGKEKGKELKDPDQLYTTLKNLLAQIKSHPSAWPFMEPVKKSEAPDYYEVIRFPIDLKTMTERLRSRYYVTRKLFVADLQRVIANCREYNPPDSEYCRCASALEKFFYFKLKEGGLIDK, from the exons ATGGCGGAACCTTCCCAGGCCTCTACCCCGGCCCCTGCCGCGCAGCCCCGTCCGCTTCagtccccagcccctgccccaacTCCGACTCCTACCCTCAGCCCAGCTTCGGCCCCCACTCCGGCTCCCACTCCGGCACCAGCCCCTGCCCCAGCTACAGCCCCAGCCGGGAGCACAGGGACTGGGGGGCCCGGGGTAGGAAGTGGGGGTACCGGGAGCGGGGGTGATCCGGCTCGACCTGGCCTGAGCCAGCAGCAGCGCGCCAGCCAAAGGAAGGCGCAAGTCCGGGGGCTGCCGCGCGCCAAGAAGCTTGAGAAGCTAGGGGTCTTCTCGGCTTGCaag GCCAATGAAACCTGCAAGTGTAATGGCTGGAAAAACCCCAAGCCCCCCACTGCACCCCGCATGGATCTGCAGCAGCCAGCGGCGAACCTAAGCGAGCTGTGCCGCAGCTGTGAGCACCCTTTGG CTGACCACGTGTCCCACCTGGAGAACGTGTCGGAGGATGAGATTAACCGGCTGCTGGGGATGGTGGTGGACGTGGAGAATCTGTTCATGTCTGTTCATAAGGAGGAGGACACGGACACCAAGCAGGTCTATTTCTACCTCTTCAAG CTCCTCCGGAAATGCATCCTGCAGATGACCCGGCCTGTGGTGGAGGGGTCCCTGGGCAGCCCCCCATTTGAGAAGCCTAATATTGAGCAG GGCGTGCTAAACTTTGTGCAGTACAAGTTTAGTCACCTGGCTCCCCGGGAGCGGCAGACGATGTTCGAGCTCTCAAAGATGTTCCTGCTCTGCCTTAACTACTGGAAGCTTGAGACACCTGCCCAATTTCGGCAGAGGTCTCAGGCCGAGGATGTGGCTACCTACAAGGTCAATTACACCAG ATGGCTCTGCTACTGCCACGTGCCCCAGAGCTGCGATAGCCTCCCCCGGTATGAGACCACTCACGTCTTCGGGCGCAGCCTTCTCCGCTCCATCTTCACGGTTACCCGGCGACAGCTGCTAGAGAAGTTCCGAGTAGAGAAGGACAAGCTGGTGCCCGAGAAGAGGACCCTCATCCTCACCCACTTCCCCAA ATTCCTGTCCATGCTGGAGGAGGAGATCTATGGGGCAAACTCTCCGATCTGGGAGTCGGGCTTCACCATGCCGCCCTCAGAGGGAACGCAACTGGTGCCCCGGCCAG CTACAGTCAGCGCTGCAGTTGTTCCCAGTGCCCCCATCTTCAGCCCCACCATGGGTGGGAGCAGCAACAGCTCCTTGAGCCTGGATTCTGGAGGCGCTGAGCCCATGCCAG CAGGCGAGAAGAGGAAGCTCCCAGAAAACCTGACCCTGGAGGACGCCAAGCGGCTCCGTGTGATGGGTGACATCCCCATGGAGTTGGTTAATGAGGTCATGCTCACCATCACCGACCCCGCCGCCATGCTAGGGCCCGAG ACGAGCCTGCTGTCGGCCAACGCCGCCCGGGATGAGACTGCTCGCCTGGAAGAGCGCCGAGGCATCATTGAGTTCCACGTCATCGGCAACTCGCTCACACCCAAGGCCAACCGGCGGGTGTTGCTGTGGCTGGTGGGGCTACAGAACGTCTTCTCCCACCAGCTGCCGCGAATGCCCAAGGAGTACATTGCCCGCCTCGTCTTCGACCC GAAGCACAAGACTCTGGCCTTGATCAAGGACGGGCGGGTCATTGGTGGGATTTGCTTCCGCATGTTTCCCACCCAGGGCTTCACGGAGATCGTCTTCTGTGCTGTCACCTCCAATGAGCAGGTCAAG GGCTATGGCACTCACCTGATGAACCACCTGAAGGAGTATCACATCAAGCACAACATTCTCTACTTCCTCACCTACGCCGACGAGTACGCCATTGGCTACTTCAAGAAGCAG GGCTTCTCCAAGGACATCAAGGTGCCCAAGAGCCGCTACTTGGGCTACATCAAGGACTACGAGGGTGCAACACTGATGGAGTGTGAGCTGAACCCTCGAATCCCCTACACAGAGCTGTCCCACATCATCAAGAAGCAGAAGGAG ATCATCAAGAAGCTGATTGAGCGCAAACAGGCCCAGATCCGAAAGGTCTATCCCGGGCTCAGCTGCTTCAAGGAGGGTGTGCGCCAGATCCCTGTGGAGAGCGTCCCTGGCATTC GAGAGACAGGCTggaagccactggggaaggagaAAGG GAAGGAGTTGAAGGACCCTGACCAGCTCTACACAACCCTCAAAAACCTGCTGGCCCAGATCAAG TCCCACCCCAGTGCCTGGCCTTTCATGGAGCCCGTGAAGAAGTCAGAGGCCCCAGACTACTACGAGGTCATCCGCTTCCCCATCG ACCTGAAGACCATGACAGAGAGGCTGCGCAGCCGCTACTATGTGACCCGGAAGCTCTTTGTGGCCGACCTGCAGCGGGTCATTGCCAACTGCCGCGAGTACAACCCCCCGGACAGCGAGTACTGCCGGTGCGCCAGCGCCCTGGAGAAGTTCTTCTACTTCAAGCTCAAGGAGGGCGGGCTCATTGACAAGTAG
- the DHX58 gene encoding ATP-dependent RNA helicase DHX58 yields the protein MELRPYQWEVIMPALEGKNIIIWLPTGSGKTRAAAYVAKRHLETMDGAKVVVLVNRVHLVTQHYEEFSRMLDRRWTITTLSGDMGPRAGFGHMARRHDLLICTAELLQKALASPEEEEHVELNAFSLLVVDECHHTHKDTVYNIILSRYLELKLQRTRPLPQVLGLTASPGTGGASTLKGAIDHVLQLCANLDTWRIMSPQDHSPQLQEHSHQPCKQYDLCHRHTQDPFGDMLKKLMDQIHDHLEMPKLRRDFGTQTYEQQVVELSQDAAEAGLLEQRVYALHLRRYNDALLIHDTVRAVDALDTLRDFYNRERATKTGVLHAERWLLALFDDHKNELARLATSGPENPKLEVLEAILQKQFRSPDSPRGIIFTRTRQSAHSLLLWLQQQPGLQTVGIRPQVLIGAGNNSQKTQMIQMTQRDQQEVIQKFRTGTLNLLVATSVAEEGLDIPQCNVVVRYGLLTNEISMVQARGRARASQSVYSFVAAQGSRELQRELTNEALEALMERAVAAVRAMDQAEYQAKIRDLQRAALVKRAVQAAQRESRQRKFLAEQVQLLCINCMVSVGYGSDLRKVEGTHHVNVNPNFSIYYNVSKQPVDISRSFKDWRPGGAISCRNCGEAWGLQIIYKSVKLPVLKVGSMLLETPQGRVRAKKWSRVPFTVPDFDYVQYAEGLAGLSLD from the exons ATGGAGCTGCGACCCTACCAGTGGGAGGTGATCATGCCCGCCCTGGAGGGGAAGAATATCATCATATGGCTGCCCACAGGCTCTGGGAAGACCAGGGCAGCTGCTTATGTGGCCAAGAGGCATTTAGAGACCATGGACGGAGCCAAGGTGGTTGTATTGGTCAACAGG GTGCACCTGGTGACCCAGCATTATGAGGAGTTCAGCCGTATGCTGGACAGACGCTGGACCATCACAACCCTGAGCGGGGACATGGGGCCACGAGCTGGCTTTGGCCACATGGCCCGGAGGCACGACCTGCTCATCTGCACAGCTGAGCTGCTGCAGAAGGCACTGGCCAGCCCGGAAGAGGAGGAGCATGTGGAACTCAATG CCTTCTCCCTGCTGGTGGTGGATGAGTGTCACCACACGCACAAAGATACCGTCTACAACATCATCCTGAGCCGATacctggagctgaaactccagaggACCCGGCCGCTGCCACAGGTGCTGGGTCTCACCGCCTCCCCAGGCACTGGCGGTGCCTCCACGCTCAAGGGGGCCATTGACCATGTCCTGCAG CTCTGTGCCAACCTGGACACATGGCGCATCATGTCACCCCAGGACCATAGTCCCCAGCTGCAGGAGCACAGCCACCAGCCCTGCAAACAGTATGACCTCTGCCACAGGCACACCCAG GACCCGTTTGGGGACATGCTGAAGAAGCTCATGGACCAAATCCACGACCACCTGGAGATGCCCAAGTTGAGACGGGACTTCGGGACGCAGACCTATGAGCAGCAAGTGGTGGAACTGAGCCAGGATG CGGCTGAGGCGGGGCTCCTGGAGCAGCGGGTGTACGCCCTTCATCTGCGTCGGTACAATGACGCGCTGCTGATCCACGACACGGTCCGCGCGGTGGATGCCCTCGACACGCTGCGGGATTTCTACAACAGGGAGCGCGCCACTAAGACCGGGGTCCTACATGCTGAGCGCTGGCTGCTGGCGCTGTTTGATG ATCACAAGAATGAGCTGGCCCGCCTGGCAACTAGCGGCCCAGAGAACCCGAAACTGGAGGTGCTGGAAGCGATCCTGCAGAAGCAGTTCAGGAGCCCTGACAGCCCCCGGGGCATCATCTTCACCCGAACCCGCCAGAGCGCTCACTCCCTCCTGCTGTGGCtccagcagcagccaggcctgcAGACAGTGGGCATCCGGCCACAGGTGTTGATTGGGGCTGGGAACAACAGCCAGAAGACTCAGATGATCCAGATGACACAG CGGGACCAGCAAGAAGTAATCCAGAAGTTCCGGACTGGTACCCTGAACCTCCTGGTGGCCACAAGTGTGGCAGAGGAGGGGCTGGACATCCCCCAGTGCAATGTGGTGGTGCGCTATGGGCTCCTGACCAATGAGATCTCCATGGTCCAG GCAAGGGGCCGGGCCCGGGCCAGCCAAAGCGTATACTCGTTTGTGGCAGCCCAAGGCAGTCGGGAGCTACAGCGGGAGCTAACGAATGAGGCGCTGGAGGCGCTGATGGAACGGGCAGTGGCTGCTGTGCGGGCAATGGACCAGGCCGAGTACCAGGCCAAG ATCCGGGATCTGCAGCGGGCAGCGTTGGTCAAGCGGGCAGTCCAGGCAGCCCAGCGAGAGAGTCGGCAGCGCAAGTTCCTGGCGGAGCAGGTGCAGCTCCTCTGCATCAACTGCATGGTGTCCGTGGGCTATGGGAGTGACCTACGGAAGGTGGAGGGTACCCACCACGTCAATGTGAACCCCAACTTCTC GATCTACTACAACGTCTCAAAGCAGCCTGTGGACATCAGCAGAAGCTTCAAGGACTGGAGGCCCGGGGGTGCCATTAGCTGCCGGAACTGTGGGGAG GCCTGGGGTCTGCAGATAATCTACAAGTCAGTGAAGCTGCCGGTGCTCAAAGTTGGCAGTATGCTGCTGGAGACACCACAAGGGCGAGTCCGGGCCAAGAAGTGGTCCCGTGTGCCCTTCACTGTGCCTGACTTTGACTATGTGCAATATGCTGAGGGCCTGGCGGGCCTCTCTCTGGACTGA